The following DNA comes from Paraburkholderia phytofirmans PsJN.
GCGCTCGGCCAGCAGGATCTCGGCGATCCGCAGGCCAACCCGATCGTCAAAAGCGTGCGCCAATGGAGCCCGGCGCTGCTGTTCCAGTATTACTTCAATGCTCCGACGGCGCATTTTCGGCCGTTTGTCGGCGTCGGCGTGTCGTATAACTGGTTCTCGGACGTGCAGCTGGGCCAGAACTTCGTCCAGTCGACGCAAAACAACTTAGGTGCGGTGCTGGCCGCCGGCGCGGGAAAGCCGGGGCAGACGCAGGTGTCGGCGAAAGCGTCGTCGTCCTGGGCGCCGGTGTTCAACGCGGGCCTTGCGTACAACATCACCGATCATTGGGGCCTGGTGGCGTCGGTCACCTACATTCCGCTGAAGACGACCTCGTCGGTCATCATCAAGGCCGCGGACGGCACGGAACTGGGGGTGTCGAAGGCAGAACTGAAGGCGGACCCGATCATTTCGTTCCTCGCCGTTTCGTACAAGTTCTGAGTTCGGTCCTGACGTAACAAAGCCGGCGGCCTTGCGCAAGGGTCAGCCGGCTTGGTCTTTTCTGGGAACTGGAATTCGAGGCAAAAAAAAGCCCGCCTAATTTGGCGGGCTGAATCCATATCAGAGGAGACATGGAGGAGACAAGACAAACTATAGCAAACGGCTTGGTGCGGCGCAACATGAAAATCAGGGTAGACCCTCGATGTTGCAAATACACAACACCCTACCAAATGTCTTGCCGTCTCCGTTGACGTGACACTGCGGTTCGCGCTCAGTGGCGCACCAGCGCCATCATCGCGCCGAAGCCGACGAACACGCCGCCCGTCAGCCGATTGAACATCCGGGCAACGCTGCGGCTCTTTAATTTGGCGCCGATGCGCGTGCCGAATCCCGTGTACACCAGATACCAGCTCACCTCGATCACGGCGAACGTGGCGACGAGCACGCCGAACTGCGGCAGCTTGGGCTGCGCGGCGTCGATGAATTGCGGCAGCAGCGCCGCCGCGAACAGAATCGCCTTAGGGTTGCTGCCCGCCACCAGAAACCCGTTGCGAAACAGTGCGAAGCGCGAGCGCGCGGGCTTCGCGGCGAGTTCGTCGGCATTGCCGGCGGCGGCTTCGTCGGCCGGTGCGCGCCACGCCTTGATGCCGAGATACATGAGGTAAGCCGCGCCGATCATCCGCAGCGCGTTGAACATGGCCGGCCACGCCTCGAGGAAAACACCGAGACCGGCAGCCGACACCGCCAGCATCAGCACCAGCGCCGACAGGCAACCCGCCATGGTTGCGCTGGAGCGGCGCAAGCCGTGCTGGGCGCCGTGCGTCATCACGAGCAACATGTTCGGACCGGGAATCGCGGAAACGACGAAAACGGTGGCAACGAATAGCCACCAGGTATGCAGACTCATGGAAATCACGGCGGATAAGGCATCGGGCGGCTATTATGCCCGCCCGCGTCCTTCAGTGCCGCCGGCCAGTTGCTTTTGCTTTTTAGCGCCCGGCTCGCCGCGCGGCGACCTGGCCCAGCACCGCGAAATCCTTCTCGCCGTCGCCGTGGGCCACGGCTTCGATCAGGCTGTCGCGCACCACGCTGGCGATCGGCAACGGCGTCGTCACGGCGTCGGCAGCGGCCAGCGCGAGACGAATGTCTTTCAGACCGAGACGCGCCTTGAATAGCGCCGGCTCGTAGCGCTGCTCCGCGATCAACTTGCCGTAGCCGGAATAGACCGGACCCGGAAACAGGCCGCTCGTGATGACATCGAGGAAATCCTGCATGGCGACGCCGTGCCCGGTGACCAGCGTGCCCGCTTCGCCGAGCGTTTCGACGGCCGCGCCGAGCATGAAGTTGGCGGCAAGCTTCATGACGTTCGCCTGTTGCGGCAGCGAACCGATGCGCCAGGTCTTCTGGCCGATCACGTCGAAAATCGGCTGCACGCGGTCGATCGATTCGGCCGGGCCGCCCGCCACGATGGTCAGCTTGCCCGCCGCCGCGACGTCAGGCCGGCCCAGCACCGGCGCGGCGACGTAGTTGACGCCGCGGGACGCGTGCGCCGTCGCCAGTTCCTCGGCCAGCGCCACCGAGATCGTCGCCATGTTCACGTGGATCAGCCCGCGCGGAGCGTGTTCCAGCAACGAAGCGGTGATGACCTCGCGCAAGGCGCTATCGTCGGCGAGCATGGAGAACACGGCGTCGCCCGCAAACGCTTCGGCCGGCGTCGCGACGACCCGCGCGCCTGCGTCGGCGAGCGGCTGCGCGCGCTCCGGTGAGCGGTTCCACACGCGCACCTGATGCCCGGCTTTCAATATGTTTGCAACCATCGCGGCGCCCATCTCGCCGAGACCGATAAAACCGATGTCCATCTGTCGCTCCGTCTTCTAAAGAACTGGAAGTAAAACACACCCATGCGACACGTGCAGGACAGCGCGCAAAGAAACACGGTGCGATACTGCGGTGATGGTGAGCGCGACATTCCGCTTCTACGAGGAGCTGAACGATTTTCTCGCCCGGCCGCTGCGCCGGCGCGCGTTCAGTTACGCCTGCGCGCCGGCTGCCACCGCGAAGCACATGATCGAAGCGCTCGGCGTGCCGCACACCGAGGTTGAGCTGATTCTGGTCAACGGTGAGTCGGTCGGTTTCAATCATCTTCTTGCGGACGGCGATCGCGTAGCCGTCTATCCGAAGTTTGAAGCGCTCGATATTCAGCCGCTCCTGCGCGTGCGCGAACGGCCGTTGCGCGTGGTGCGTTTCATCGCCGACGCGCATCTGGGCGGTCTCGCGCCGCTTCTGCGGCTCGCGGGCTTCGACACGCTGTACGACAACCACTACCCCGACGCCGACATTGAAGCGCTCGCCGCCGCGGAGCAGCGCATCGTCCTGACACGCGACCGCGAATTATTGAAACGCCGCAGCATCACGCATGGCTGCTACATTCGCACGCTCAGGCCGCGCGAACAATTGCGCGAAGTGTTTGAACGGCTCGATCTGGCCGGGAGCGCGCAACCGTTCCGCCTATGCCTGATGTGCAACGTGCCGCTGCGGCGCATCGCCAAGGAAGAAGTCGGCACGCGTGCGCCCGACGGTGTACTGGAACGGCATGCGCAATTCGTTACCTGCGACGTGTGCCGCCGCGTGTTCTGGGAAGGCACGCATTGGCAAAGAATGCGTGCGCTGATGGACAGCGTGGCTGCCGCGCCGCGCCAGTCCGTGCGAACGTAGAGCGAGTTCATCCCGCTTCCGAATACGCGTGCCGTCCCGTGCGCGCGGAACCCGAACGCTGCGCGCTCGCGCGACGTCCGGCGCGGTGCGTACAATGCGGGATTACTTATCTGGCAGAGGCCTTCCGAATGGCGATGAAAAAAACCGACCTTGAAAAGAACAAGGCACTCAAGCTGAACAATGCAATGAAGCTGTCGACCGCCGACCGTTTCGGCAAAGCCGCCGCGGCCGAGCCGAAGCTCGATCGCCGCGAGCAGCGCAAGCTCGATCAGGCGCAAGGCCTCGTCGCGTTTGCGTGCAAGCTGAACGGCGATCTGGTGACCGAACTGAAAGAGCGCGCCGCGACGCATCCCGAAGGCATGACCGGTCTGCTGAACGAAGTCATCAAGCGCGGCCTTGCCGGCTGATCACCGCAACAAAGCTGTCCCAAATGCAAAAAGGCCAGAGCTCGTGCTCTGGCCTTTTTGCTTGCTACGCCTTCATCCGGATCGTGCCGCACTCGCCGGCTAGCGGCGCCGTGCGATCGACCGGTGAAGCTGGCCCGAAGTATCGGGCAGCAGCTTAGTTTTGCACGCCCTTGTCGTTCGTGCCAGCTGCCGAAGCGGCTGCCGAAACCGGAGCGCGCTTGCCGTGCGTCTTCAGCTTCTTGATGTGATGCTTCTTCGGCGCGCTTGCTGCAGCAGCCGGTGCTGCGTCCGACGCTTGTGCGAAAGCTTGAACGGAAACCAGCGCGATCGAAGCGGCTGCGAGCGAGACGATAACTTTTTTCATGTGTTGTTCCCCAAACCTGGACGACTGAGTCAATGTGAATGAATAAGCTGCACGGTGAAGCAGACAGGGCTTGAGGCGCCTTCCCGCTCCCCGCGGGAGAGTATTACCCAGTGTAGGCGGTTTGTCATGCCCAAAACTCGATATGTATTTTCCGGGAGACAGCTTGCTTTCGACCCGCTTTCACTCATTAAACACGCCATACCAGGGGATTCACCTAGACCGCCTCAAACGAGGTTGCGCAGCAGGCTGGCGTTCTCCAAAAGGGTCGGCA
Coding sequences within:
- a CDS encoding LysE family translocator, translating into MSLHTWWLFVATVFVVSAIPGPNMLLVMTHGAQHGLRRSSATMAGCLSALVLMLAVSAAGLGVFLEAWPAMFNALRMIGAAYLMYLGIKAWRAPADEAAAGNADELAAKPARSRFALFRNGFLVAGSNPKAILFAAALLPQFIDAAQPKLPQFGVLVATFAVIEVSWYLVYTGFGTRIGAKLKSRSVARMFNRLTGGVFVGFGAMMALVRH
- a CDS encoding OmpW/AlkL family protein translates to MKKIYFALLAACLSASAHAQHAGDNVAVLGWFHVMPQDSSSPLTTNVAPTPINTPLRLPSSFTSPGTSLSTNSANTVGLVFSHYLTDHIAVTTVAGVPPVFKIYGHGTIKPPGPAGALGQQDLGDPQANPIVKSVRQWSPALLFQYYFNAPTAHFRPFVGVGVSYNWFSDVQLGQNFVQSTQNNLGAVLAAGAGKPGQTQVSAKASSSWAPVFNAGLAYNITDHWGLVASVTYIPLKTTSSVIIKAADGTELGVSKAELKADPIISFLAVSYKF
- a CDS encoding NAD(P)-dependent oxidoreductase, yielding MDIGFIGLGEMGAAMVANILKAGHQVRVWNRSPERAQPLADAGARVVATPAEAFAGDAVFSMLADDSALREVITASLLEHAPRGLIHVNMATISVALAEELATAHASRGVNYVAAPVLGRPDVAAAGKLTIVAGGPAESIDRVQPIFDVIGQKTWRIGSLPQQANVMKLAANFMLGAAVETLGEAGTLVTGHGVAMQDFLDVITSGLFPGPVYSGYGKLIAEQRYEPALFKARLGLKDIRLALAAADAVTTPLPIASVVRDSLIEAVAHGDGEKDFAVLGQVAARRAGR
- a CDS encoding Mut7-C RNAse domain-containing protein, producing MVSATFRFYEELNDFLARPLRRRAFSYACAPAATAKHMIEALGVPHTEVELILVNGESVGFNHLLADGDRVAVYPKFEALDIQPLLRVRERPLRVVRFIADAHLGGLAPLLRLAGFDTLYDNHYPDADIEALAAAEQRIVLTRDRELLKRRSITHGCYIRTLRPREQLREVFERLDLAGSAQPFRLCLMCNVPLRRIAKEEVGTRAPDGVLERHAQFVTCDVCRRVFWEGTHWQRMRALMDSVAAAPRQSVRT